A section of the Puniceicoccus vermicola genome encodes:
- a CDS encoding FAD-dependent oxidoreductase — translation MKTPKYYTPETDLRKGEALSCDLCIYGATSAGVVAAIEARRQGLTVVLLAPGDHIGGMTTGGLGFTDFGDKAIIGGISREFYRRLGDHYGVEEEWRFEPSVASKVFDGMMREAGVSPIPKQYLADVEMEEESLKAVLLESGLRVEAGMFMDATYEGDLMAKAGVRYTVGREPNDCYGEFCNGVQVREHHQFLLPVSPYRVPNDRRSGLLPGINEAPLEPQGSGDHKIQAYNFRLCMTQGDGRVPFPKPDDYDPERYELLGRYLDSGWRDLYEKFDAIRGGKTDTNNHGPFSSDFIGGNHAYPEASFVEREEIFQSHVSYHQGLLWFMANDDRVPEDVRAGISSWGLAEDEFTGTSNWPPQLYVREARRMVSDYVITEMDCRGIARAEDVVAFGAYGMDSHNCQRIVVGDRVLNEGDVQIWVKPYPVSYRSLIPSRGETKNLLVPVCLSASHIAYGSVRMEPVFMMLAQACVLAAKLCLAQHCAVQDLSYSDLRRELLSVGQILDLENSSEKKEWLANEFYKINPENALLT, via the coding sequence ATGAAAACTCCGAAATACTACACGCCGGAAACTGATTTGCGAAAAGGGGAGGCCCTCAGCTGCGACCTTTGTATCTACGGTGCGACATCAGCCGGAGTTGTCGCAGCGATTGAAGCCAGGCGTCAAGGGCTCACGGTTGTGCTGTTGGCACCGGGAGATCATATTGGAGGAATGACGACGGGCGGTCTTGGGTTTACTGATTTTGGAGATAAGGCCATCATCGGCGGTATTTCCCGCGAGTTTTATCGCCGCCTCGGCGATCACTACGGAGTCGAGGAGGAGTGGCGGTTCGAGCCCTCGGTGGCTTCGAAGGTTTTCGACGGGATGATGCGGGAAGCCGGCGTCTCCCCCATCCCTAAACAGTACCTTGCCGACGTTGAGATGGAGGAAGAATCTCTGAAGGCAGTGCTCTTGGAAAGCGGTCTAAGAGTCGAGGCGGGTATGTTTATGGACGCCACCTATGAAGGTGACTTGATGGCGAAGGCGGGTGTCCGTTATACCGTCGGGCGTGAACCCAATGACTGTTACGGGGAATTCTGTAACGGAGTTCAGGTGCGCGAGCATCACCAGTTTTTGCTCCCGGTATCTCCCTATCGGGTTCCGAATGATCGCCGTTCCGGGTTGCTCCCAGGGATCAATGAGGCTCCGCTGGAACCTCAGGGTTCCGGTGATCATAAGATCCAAGCATACAATTTCCGGCTGTGCATGACGCAGGGTGACGGTCGGGTACCATTTCCAAAGCCGGATGACTACGACCCCGAGCGTTACGAATTACTGGGGCGTTACCTGGATTCGGGCTGGCGGGATCTATACGAGAAATTTGATGCCATCCGCGGAGGAAAAACGGACACAAATAACCATGGGCCGTTTTCTTCTGACTTCATTGGGGGGAATCATGCTTACCCGGAGGCCTCCTTCGTAGAGCGGGAGGAGATCTTTCAATCGCATGTCAGTTACCATCAAGGGCTCTTGTGGTTTATGGCCAACGATGATCGCGTTCCGGAAGACGTTCGGGCTGGAATTAGCTCTTGGGGTTTGGCCGAGGATGAATTTACGGGAACGTCGAACTGGCCTCCCCAGCTTTACGTGCGTGAGGCTCGTCGGATGGTCTCAGACTACGTGATCACGGAGATGGATTGCCGGGGAATCGCAAGGGCCGAGGATGTCGTCGCCTTTGGGGCTTATGGGATGGATTCGCACAATTGCCAACGGATTGTGGTCGGTGACCGGGTCTTGAACGAGGGCGACGTTCAGATATGGGTGAAGCCGTATCCCGTTTCTTATCGATCGTTAATTCCATCGCGAGGGGAGACGAAGAATCTTCTCGTTCCCGTTTGCTTGAGTGCTTCGCATATCGCTTATGGTTCGGTTCGCATGGAGCCCGTTTTTATGATGCTGGCTCAGGCTTGTGTTCTTGCGGCGAAATTGTGTCTCGCACAACATTGTGCAGTGCAGGATCTATCTTATTCGGACTTGAGAAGAGAGCTGCTTTCTGTCGGCCAGATTCTTGATCTCGAAAATTCTTCTGAGAAGAAAGAATGGCTCGCAAATGAATTCTATAAAATCAACCCCGAGAACGCATTGCTAACATGA
- a CDS encoding type II secretion system protein — MKRNHQGFTLLELLTVIAVVAILFSITVVAVGKVRESANTTKCASNLRSLGQAWLAYGNEHQGASLPYRNPDGGSTSWMLQILPYIDTDSNVFTCPSASEPQPSFGIPGSADRGYQWWINMKKGFVNCGYGMNFYWYSDPENLGTGADSSTLRNKFPQTRFTDLDKPLPVFSDATWPDFRRDSGVPSNFEDPGTHTCAIERHKNIGTNMVFSDGSVRLVSMDELFTSVQLFPSESL; from the coding sequence ATGAAGAGAAACCATCAAGGATTTACGCTTCTGGAACTGCTGACGGTCATTGCGGTCGTCGCGATCCTCTTTTCCATCACAGTCGTCGCGGTCGGAAAAGTGAGAGAATCCGCAAATACGACGAAATGTGCATCGAATTTACGTTCGCTGGGTCAAGCATGGCTCGCTTACGGGAACGAACACCAGGGAGCTTCGCTTCCCTACCGCAATCCGGATGGGGGCTCGACGAGTTGGATGCTCCAGATATTGCCCTACATCGATACGGACAGTAACGTCTTTACCTGCCCCAGTGCCTCGGAGCCCCAGCCGAGTTTTGGAATCCCGGGTTCGGCGGACCGCGGGTATCAATGGTGGATCAATATGAAGAAAGGTTTCGTGAACTGTGGTTACGGAATGAACTTCTATTGGTATTCCGACCCGGAGAATCTGGGAACGGGCGCCGATTCCTCCACGTTGCGGAACAAGTTTCCCCAGACGAGATTCACTGATCTGGACAAACCTCTTCCGGTTTTTAGCGACGCGACTTGGCCTGATTTTCGAAGGGATTCCGGAGTTCCCAGTAATTTTGAGGATCCGGGCACCCATACCTGTGCAATCGAGCGACATAAGAATATTGGTACCAATATGGTGTTTTCGGACGGTAGTGTCCGCTTAGTCTCCATGGATGAGCTGTTCACGAGCGTTCAACTGTTCCCGAGCGAATCATTATAA
- a CDS encoding amino acid permease, translated as MIVASSNRKMGLFGATMLVTVNMVGTGIFLLPVSMASLGSASILGWVVASLGAGSIGLMFAFLGSTNPQAGGPYAYARQTFGPYLGFQTNYVYWTANLVGNVAVAATVVGYCTAFVPALKDQTWTVLASIGFVWVATILNIMGPKVVGMLTGWTTVVAMVPLIAVATLGWFWFDAKTFMDGWLPSGETTMTAISSSATYALWAFMGVESASISAGVIENPKKNVPIATLLGLGVATVLYVSTCTVLMGIIPAAELAKSDDPFSEAALQAVGSVGALVIAGAAILKAGGSLVGWTLTICQSSHAAAEDGVFPKIYGRTDRRGIPVWNLVISAILMSIIIVVTASPTLTEQFNLIIDVAIILNLLPYLYCAVTFLFAVREEKMVGRKKVFALIITILACGYCLWALIGSEVRLARDSMILLFLSIPLFLIFYREKGPESGGV; from the coding sequence ATGATTGTTGCCTCTTCGAATCGGAAAATGGGCCTCTTTGGCGCGACCATGCTGGTCACGGTGAATATGGTCGGGACGGGGATTTTCTTGCTGCCGGTCAGTATGGCGTCTTTGGGCTCGGCTTCGATTCTCGGGTGGGTTGTCGCTTCGCTGGGGGCGGGGTCCATCGGGCTGATGTTTGCCTTCCTCGGATCGACGAATCCGCAGGCTGGCGGACCTTATGCCTACGCGCGGCAGACGTTTGGGCCGTATCTGGGATTCCAGACGAACTACGTCTACTGGACGGCGAATTTGGTGGGGAATGTGGCGGTGGCGGCAACGGTGGTCGGGTATTGCACGGCCTTTGTTCCGGCGCTGAAGGATCAGACCTGGACCGTCCTCGCTTCGATTGGGTTCGTTTGGGTGGCGACGATTCTGAACATCATGGGGCCGAAGGTGGTCGGGATGTTGACGGGGTGGACGACGGTTGTCGCCATGGTCCCGTTGATCGCGGTGGCGACCTTGGGGTGGTTCTGGTTTGATGCGAAAACGTTCATGGACGGGTGGCTGCCGAGTGGGGAAACGACGATGACCGCGATATCCTCGAGTGCGACGTATGCCCTCTGGGCCTTTATGGGGGTCGAGAGTGCCTCGATCTCGGCGGGGGTGATCGAAAATCCGAAAAAGAACGTGCCGATCGCGACCTTGCTGGGTTTAGGCGTGGCGACGGTGCTCTACGTGAGCACTTGCACGGTGCTGATGGGAATCATTCCGGCGGCGGAGTTGGCAAAGTCTGACGATCCGTTCTCCGAGGCCGCGCTTCAGGCGGTGGGTTCGGTCGGGGCTCTCGTCATCGCCGGTGCCGCCATTCTCAAAGCCGGCGGATCGTTGGTCGGGTGGACGTTGACGATCTGTCAGTCGTCGCACGCGGCAGCCGAAGACGGGGTCTTTCCGAAGATCTACGGTCGGACGGATCGGCGGGGGATTCCGGTGTGGAATCTCGTCATCTCGGCGATCTTGATGTCGATCATCATCGTGGTGACGGCCTCACCGACGTTGACCGAGCAGTTTAACCTGATCATCGACGTCGCGATCATCCTCAACCTGTTGCCCTATCTCTACTGTGCCGTGACCTTCCTCTTTGCGGTGCGGGAGGAAAAGATGGTGGGGCGGAAGAAAGTCTTCGCCCTGATTATCACGATTCTCGCCTGCGGCTATTGCCTCTGGGCCTTGATCGGCTCGGAAGTGCGGCTGGCGCGCGATTCGATGATTCTCCTCTTCCTGAGCATTCCGCTTTTCCTGATCTTTTATCGGGAGAAGGGGCCGGAGTCGGGAGGCGTTTAG
- a CDS encoding alpha-glucosidase/alpha-galactosidase, which translates to MRIALIGAGSVVFAKNLLSDIFQFPELENSEICLMDIDPSRLKVADKMARRLAAAIGVSPVIRSTLDQREAIRGAKYVICTIQVGGYEPGTVIDFEIPKKYGLRQTIADTIGVGGIFRGLRTIPVINKIARDIADYGAPGCLLLNYTNPMAMICWAVDKSVGIPHVGLCHSVQSTSKRLAAYAGLDYEEVTYLVAGVNHMAFFLKFAYKGRDAYPLLFRKLNDAEFGEDRVRFEMMRRCGYFVTESSEHQSEYLPYFIHHGEKVVKQFDIPLDEYLRRCQGVIETWEATEKKLLGEGGSMEVPRRSHEYGSSIIHSCETNCPRTIYGNVPNTGLIENLPERCCVEVPCLVDGQGVQPVHVGTLPPQLAMLCQSNVQVQSLAVEAAMTGKREHVYHAVMADPNAASTLTLDAMWKMCDELIEAHQQHGLLGDFEPVVRNTGRSSEGLENITLVWIERVVNDSDHVRIRWENPLAENPEIEFSLVLIGWGGEVLQRQSVSVQPSVIDGNELLVSLSFPESPEEGFKVVAEEVADSVLVVDLSVPPRRLIGGEESEARFCVELDGTPAVSGWIENRGEALALEFSVDDSNILIGKLPWSGSSLELFFAPAEGGSGFQVILVPGKGEELSPKLVDAQSHEIEGAELEQEAAGSGYQVRVVVPKKSLKLSPDADSFLLDCYVNINALGDAHSGGRSSLSGGFNAHLGAHEYSLVTLAAIDGGDPNTSR; encoded by the coding sequence ATGAGGATTGCACTGATAGGAGCCGGATCGGTCGTTTTTGCGAAGAACTTGCTGAGTGATATCTTTCAGTTCCCCGAGCTGGAGAACTCGGAGATCTGCTTAATGGATATCGATCCGAGTCGTCTCAAGGTCGCTGATAAAATGGCCAGGCGCCTGGCTGCAGCGATTGGTGTTTCGCCGGTGATTCGATCGACCCTGGATCAGCGCGAGGCGATTCGCGGCGCAAAATATGTCATTTGCACGATTCAGGTCGGAGGATATGAACCGGGAACGGTTATCGATTTCGAGATCCCCAAAAAATACGGCCTCCGACAAACGATAGCGGATACGATCGGCGTAGGGGGGATCTTTCGAGGACTGCGAACCATTCCGGTTATCAACAAAATCGCCCGCGATATTGCGGACTATGGGGCTCCTGGGTGCTTGTTGTTGAACTACACCAATCCGATGGCGATGATTTGTTGGGCGGTTGACAAGAGCGTTGGTATTCCTCACGTGGGCCTTTGCCATTCGGTGCAAAGCACCTCCAAACGCCTGGCAGCCTACGCAGGGCTCGACTACGAGGAGGTAACCTACCTAGTGGCGGGTGTGAACCACATGGCCTTCTTCCTGAAGTTCGCTTACAAGGGAAGAGATGCCTATCCGCTTCTTTTTCGAAAGCTCAATGATGCGGAGTTCGGTGAAGATCGGGTTCGATTCGAAATGATGAGGCGGTGCGGTTATTTTGTTACCGAATCCAGTGAGCATCAGAGCGAATATCTGCCTTACTTCATCCATCATGGGGAGAAGGTTGTTAAGCAATTCGATATTCCTCTGGATGAGTATCTGCGCAGATGTCAGGGGGTGATCGAAACCTGGGAGGCGACGGAAAAGAAGTTGCTCGGCGAAGGAGGTTCTATGGAGGTCCCGCGTCGTTCCCACGAATACGGCTCTTCGATAATTCATTCCTGTGAGACGAATTGCCCTCGCACGATTTACGGAAACGTTCCGAATACGGGGCTGATTGAAAACCTGCCGGAGCGCTGCTGTGTGGAGGTGCCTTGCCTGGTTGACGGCCAGGGGGTTCAGCCGGTTCACGTAGGAACGTTGCCGCCGCAGCTGGCCATGTTATGTCAAAGCAATGTGCAGGTGCAATCGTTGGCGGTTGAGGCTGCGATGACCGGCAAGCGTGAGCATGTTTACCATGCGGTTATGGCGGACCCGAATGCCGCGTCGACCCTGACTCTGGATGCAATGTGGAAGATGTGCGACGAGTTGATCGAGGCCCATCAGCAGCATGGGTTGCTCGGAGATTTCGAGCCGGTCGTGCGGAATACGGGTCGTTCGTCGGAAGGCCTGGAGAACATCACCTTGGTCTGGATCGAACGGGTGGTGAATGATAGCGATCATGTACGGATACGCTGGGAGAATCCGCTGGCGGAGAATCCTGAGATCGAATTTTCATTGGTGCTCATCGGATGGGGAGGAGAGGTGTTGCAAAGGCAGTCCGTATCCGTTCAGCCGTCGGTCATTGATGGGAACGAGCTTCTGGTATCGCTGTCTTTTCCGGAATCTCCGGAAGAAGGTTTTAAAGTTGTCGCCGAGGAGGTTGCCGACTCGGTCTTGGTTGTGGATCTTTCAGTGCCTCCACGTCGGCTGATTGGCGGAGAAGAGTCCGAAGCCCGGTTCTGTGTAGAGCTCGACGGAACGCCGGCGGTGAGCGGATGGATCGAGAACCGGGGAGAGGCTCTCGCTTTGGAATTTTCGGTGGACGATTCGAACATTTTGATTGGGAAGCTTCCGTGGAGCGGCTCCTCGCTGGAACTGTTTTTCGCTCCGGCGGAAGGCGGTAGCGGGTTTCAGGTGATTCTGGTCCCGGGGAAGGGGGAGGAGCTTTCGCCCAAATTGGTTGATGCGCAGAGTCATGAAATCGAAGGAGCAGAGCTCGAGCAGGAAGCGGCCGGTTCGGGCTACCAAGTGAGGGTGGTCGTGCCCAAGAAGAGTCTAAAGCTCTCTCCGGATGCCGATTCGTTTCTGTTGGATTGTTATGTGAACATCAACGCGCTCGGAGATGCTCATAGTGGAGGGCGTTCGAGCCTCAGCGGAGGCTTCAACGCCCATTTAGGGGCGCACGAATATTCTCTCGTCACCTTGGCGGCGATAGATGGAGGAGATCCGAACACTTCTCGTTAA
- a CDS encoding LacI family DNA-binding transcriptional regulator, producing MASIKDVAQRAGVSTATVSRMMANKGYISEATRARVQKAVDDLDYRPNRVAQRLRERHSRILALIVSDIQNPFFGKLSRAIEKHSHSQGLNVFICNTDEDPEKEAHYLDQMLQEKVAGIIISPTRNALAPLRELRKKGIPIVTVDRQVSAEFDSVLIDNAEASRRLTTLAIQKGYRKIAGLFGANSFTAEERLKGFREALKAANLQPLAIERPAAFQEEGRKAMDRLLQHRPQPDAVICSSALIATGAFEALNESGTEIGFGCFDDLPWSTLVTPRITVISQPTDMIGETAYDLLRKRMKDPKRTASHIRLQGELIERESLRGAEAR from the coding sequence ATGGCCAGTATCAAGGATGTCGCCCAACGCGCGGGCGTCTCGACCGCAACCGTATCACGCATGATGGCCAATAAAGGCTACATCAGCGAAGCCACCCGGGCCCGGGTCCAGAAGGCCGTCGACGATCTGGACTACCGCCCCAACCGGGTCGCCCAACGACTCCGCGAACGCCACTCGCGCATTCTCGCCCTCATTGTCTCCGACATCCAAAACCCGTTTTTTGGAAAGCTTTCCCGCGCCATCGAAAAACACTCCCATTCCCAAGGTCTCAATGTCTTCATCTGCAATACGGATGAAGACCCCGAAAAGGAAGCCCACTACCTCGATCAAATGCTCCAAGAGAAAGTCGCCGGTATCATCATTTCCCCCACCCGCAATGCCCTCGCCCCCTTGCGCGAACTCCGCAAAAAGGGCATTCCCATTGTCACCGTCGACCGACAGGTGAGCGCCGAATTCGACTCGGTCCTCATTGACAACGCGGAAGCCTCACGGCGCCTCACCACCTTGGCCATCCAAAAAGGCTATCGGAAGATTGCCGGTCTCTTCGGCGCCAACAGCTTCACCGCCGAAGAGCGCCTCAAGGGATTTCGCGAGGCCCTGAAAGCAGCCAACCTCCAGCCCCTCGCGATCGAGCGCCCAGCCGCCTTTCAAGAGGAAGGCCGCAAAGCCATGGACCGCCTTCTCCAACATCGCCCCCAGCCCGACGCCGTGATCTGCAGTAGTGCCCTCATCGCGACAGGTGCCTTCGAGGCTCTGAACGAATCGGGCACCGAGATCGGCTTCGGCTGCTTCGACGACCTCCCCTGGTCCACCCTCGTCACCCCCCGGATCACCGTCATCTCCCAACCGACCGACATGATCGGCGAAACCGCCTACGACCTTCTCCGCAAACGGATGAAGGACCCCAAACGCACCGCGTCCCACATCCGCCTCCAAGGCGAATTGATTGAACGGGAGTCGCTCCGGGGAGCGGAGGCGAGATAG
- a CDS encoding helix-turn-helix domain-containing protein: protein MSFVGKDSVPMHQWATLQTELLWVYDGTIEHLANRSKNDHQNAYWVWLVRKGFARVSSKDTELIAQPNQWLLTPNRVNFQEFGSGTRILSVHFRAQWPSGENLFEEKDGLVIDAGECPVLERCAVSMQKAAARHFSHYHSTARAQIIYQNVSYEGFWLLQRHFLRWMTAFTDVLLAKGYSFAETGAYDPRLLKAVRSLHEAPLNKSLPETQVQQLTGLSRARLDYLFVHHFGISMREYWNRLRLQSAKHCLADTQLIIKEISYRLGFKQPSYFTRWFQSQAKCSPREYRNEFSSRA, encoded by the coding sequence ATGTCGTTTGTAGGCAAAGACAGTGTGCCAATGCATCAGTGGGCAACTCTGCAGACAGAGTTGCTCTGGGTGTATGATGGGACCATCGAACACCTGGCGAATCGTAGTAAGAACGATCATCAGAATGCCTATTGGGTTTGGCTGGTGCGCAAGGGGTTTGCGAGAGTTTCATCAAAGGATACGGAACTCATCGCACAACCCAATCAGTGGCTATTAACTCCGAATCGCGTCAACTTCCAAGAATTCGGATCCGGAACGCGGATTCTTTCAGTCCACTTTCGTGCTCAGTGGCCGAGTGGAGAGAATTTATTCGAGGAAAAGGATGGGCTCGTGATCGACGCGGGGGAGTGTCCCGTGCTGGAGCGTTGTGCGGTCTCGATGCAGAAAGCTGCGGCGAGGCACTTTTCCCACTATCATTCGACGGCTCGGGCACAGATCATCTACCAGAATGTGAGTTATGAAGGTTTTTGGTTGTTACAACGCCACTTTCTGCGATGGATGACCGCGTTTACCGATGTGCTGCTCGCAAAAGGATACTCTTTCGCGGAGACGGGTGCTTATGATCCGAGATTGTTGAAAGCAGTTCGCTCGTTGCATGAGGCTCCGTTGAATAAGAGCTTACCGGAAACGCAAGTCCAGCAGTTGACGGGTCTTAGCCGAGCCCGCCTGGACTACCTTTTCGTGCATCATTTTGGCATCAGTATGAGAGAGTATTGGAATCGCCTTCGGCTGCAGTCGGCCAAACACTGCCTGGCCGATACCCAGCTTATCATCAAAGAAATTTCCTATCGATTGGGATTTAAACAGCCTTCTTATTTCACCAGGTGGTTTCAATCGCAGGCGAAATGCTCGCCCCGGGAATATCGCAACGAATTCAGTTCGAGAGCTTAG